Proteins encoded together in one Stutzerimonas stutzeri window:
- a CDS encoding multifunctional CCA addition/repair protein has product MQIYKVGGAVRDRLLGRAVSEVDWVVVGATPEVMQAQGFRPVGADFPVFLHPQSGEEYALARTERKSGRGYGGFTFHASPEVTLEEDLQRRDLTINAIAEDEQGQLIDPYGGQRDLQARLLRHVSPAFAEDPLRVLRVARFAARYADLGFRIADETLELMRQLARSGELSALTAERSWKEISRALMEPRPDVFIQVLQACHALPELFPELAASFEEQSAHGEALLGALRRCAKHAQPLPVRWACLLLGSAGPAASQEARLQAIAALNQRCKAPRDCQELAMLFGRYHQNALDARTLPAEALLDMLQHFDIYRRPERFEHFIAACEMTAPADGAAQPLPQVDYLRAAAKTARDVAIKPLLEQGHQGAELGKALAAARLEALRRHCQQNANNG; this is encoded by the coding sequence ATGCAGATCTACAAAGTCGGCGGCGCGGTGCGTGATCGCCTGTTGGGGCGCGCGGTCAGTGAAGTGGACTGGGTGGTGGTCGGCGCCACCCCGGAGGTAATGCAGGCCCAGGGCTTTCGCCCGGTGGGAGCAGACTTTCCGGTGTTCCTGCATCCGCAGAGCGGCGAGGAGTACGCCCTGGCCCGTACCGAGCGCAAGAGCGGCCGCGGTTATGGCGGCTTCACCTTCCATGCCAGCCCCGAGGTCACCCTCGAGGAGGATCTGCAGCGACGCGACCTCACCATCAATGCCATTGCCGAAGACGAGCAGGGGCAATTGATCGACCCCTACGGCGGCCAGCGTGATCTGCAGGCCCGACTGTTGCGCCACGTGTCGCCGGCCTTTGCGGAAGACCCGCTGCGCGTGCTGCGCGTGGCGCGCTTCGCCGCGCGTTACGCCGACCTCGGTTTTCGCATCGCCGACGAAACCCTTGAGCTGATGCGTCAGCTGGCGCGCTCCGGCGAGCTGTCGGCACTCACCGCCGAACGCAGCTGGAAGGAGATCTCCCGCGCCTTGATGGAGCCGCGCCCAGATGTCTTCATTCAGGTACTGCAAGCCTGTCACGCCCTACCAGAGCTGTTCCCCGAACTGGCTGCCAGTTTCGAGGAGCAAAGCGCACATGGCGAAGCATTGCTCGGCGCACTGCGGCGCTGTGCGAAGCACGCCCAGCCACTGCCGGTACGCTGGGCCTGCCTGCTGCTCGGCAGCGCCGGACCAGCCGCCAGCCAGGAGGCACGCCTGCAGGCCATCGCCGCCCTGAACCAGCGCTGCAAGGCGCCGCGGGATTGCCAGGAACTGGCGATGCTGTTCGGCCGCTACCACCAGAACGCACTCGATGCGCGCACGCTGCCCGCCGAGGCATTGCTCGACATGCTGCAGCACTTCGATATCTATCGCCGCCCGGAACGCTTCGAGCACTTCATCGCGGCCTGCGAAATGACCGCCCCGGCAGACGGCGCCGCGCAACCCTTACCCCAGGTCGACTACCTGCGGGCGGCGGCGAAAACAGCTCGTGACGTCGCGATCAAACCGCTGCTGGAACAAGGCCACCAGGGCGCCGAGCTGGGCAAGGCACTCGCCGCTGCCCGACTCGAGGCACTGCGGCGGCATTGCCAGCAGAATGCGAATAACGGCTAG
- the plsY gene encoding glycerol-3-phosphate 1-O-acyltransferase PlsY: MFWLLTLLAYLIGSLSFAILLSRLAGIPDPRAGGSGNPGATNMLRLAGKRLAICTLFGDLLKGLLPVLLAASLDMSVQQQAWIGLAAVCGHLYPLYFRFRGGKGVATAAGALLALYPPAALLAIAAWLLVFRMTRTSSLAALIALPLCLPLLAWQQPGALLPMSLLATLIVWRHRSNVRDLFAGRERHF, translated from the coding sequence ATGTTCTGGCTGCTGACCTTGCTCGCGTACCTGATCGGCTCGCTGTCATTCGCCATACTGCTCAGCCGCCTGGCCGGGATACCCGACCCGCGCGCCGGTGGCTCCGGCAACCCCGGCGCCACCAATATGCTTCGTCTGGCCGGCAAGCGCCTGGCGATCTGCACGCTGTTCGGCGATCTGCTCAAGGGCTTGCTGCCCGTCCTGCTGGCCGCCTCGCTGGACATGAGCGTCCAGCAGCAGGCCTGGATCGGTCTGGCGGCGGTATGCGGCCATCTCTATCCGTTGTACTTCCGTTTTCGCGGCGGCAAGGGCGTGGCGACCGCCGCCGGCGCCCTGCTCGCGCTCTACCCGCCGGCCGCGCTGTTGGCCATCGCCGCCTGGCTCCTGGTATTCCGCATGACCCGCACCAGTTCGCTGGCAGCCCTGATCGCCCTGCCGCTCTGCCTGCCGCTGCTGGCCTGGCAGCAGCCCGGTGCGCTGCTGCCGATGAGCCTGTTGGCAACGCTGATAGTCTGGCGTCACCGCAGCAATGTTCGCGATCTGTTCGCTGGCCGGGAAAGGCACTTCTAG
- the folB gene encoding dihydroneopterin aldolase, whose translation MDTVFIEGLEVDTVIGAYDWERGIRQCLQLDLTLGWDIRPAARNDELDKALDYAKVAAAIDQFAAEARFELVETFAERLAQRLMSEFGILWLRLRVTKPGVNARARALGVEIERGCR comes from the coding sequence GTGGATACAGTCTTCATCGAAGGCCTGGAAGTGGATACGGTGATCGGCGCCTATGATTGGGAGCGCGGCATCCGGCAGTGCCTGCAGTTGGACCTGACGCTGGGCTGGGACATCCGTCCGGCGGCGCGGAACGACGAGCTGGACAAGGCGCTGGACTATGCCAAGGTCGCCGCAGCCATCGATCAGTTCGCTGCCGAGGCGCGCTTCGAGCTGGTCGAGACCTTCGCCGAACGCCTGGCGCAGCGCCTGATGAGCGAGTTCGGCATTCTCTGGCTGCGCCTGCGGGTCACCAAGCCCGGCGTCAATGCGCGCGCCCGTGCGCTGGGCGTGGAGATCGAACGCGGATGTCGCTAA
- the folK gene encoding 2-amino-4-hydroxy-6-hydroxymethyldihydropteridine diphosphokinase, translated as MSLTPVLLGLGSNVQREPHLHAGLDALAELLVNMRCSPVFESLAVGYKGDNFYNLVVAGDTELPLTELDRRLKFIEADNGRYAPDRKGLPLDIDVLLYGELVGNFHGLLLPRAEILKNAFVLWPLALLAPTVRHPAADASFAELWAQSTIDQQLWPVPFQWRGAELTPPELVRAHPPRCA; from the coding sequence ATGTCGCTAACTCCGGTGCTGCTCGGCCTGGGCAGCAATGTCCAGCGTGAGCCCCATCTGCATGCCGGCCTCGATGCGCTGGCCGAGCTGCTGGTGAACATGCGTTGTTCGCCGGTGTTCGAAAGCCTGGCGGTGGGCTACAAGGGCGACAACTTCTACAACCTCGTGGTCGCCGGCGATACCGAGCTGCCGCTGACCGAACTGGACCGGCGGCTCAAGTTCATCGAGGCGGACAACGGTCGTTACGCGCCGGATCGCAAGGGATTGCCACTAGATATCGACGTGCTGCTCTATGGCGAGCTGGTCGGCAATTTCCACGGTTTGCTGCTGCCGCGTGCGGAGATTCTCAAGAACGCCTTCGTGCTCTGGCCGCTGGCGCTGCTGGCCCCGACCGTACGGCACCCGGCCGCGGACGCCAGCTTTGCCGAGCTGTGGGCGCAATCGACCATCGACCAACAGCTCTGGCCGGTGCCCTTCCAGTGGCGCGGCGCGGAGCTCACGCCCCCGGAGCTGGTCCGCGCCCACCCGCCGCGTTGTGCCTGA